The sequence below is a genomic window from Daphnia pulicaria isolate SC F1-1A chromosome 6, SC_F0-13Bv2, whole genome shotgun sequence.
CATGACACGTTCCGGAATTCAAAAGGTAATTTTGACTAAAGTAAactataattttaattttctttaaaaaaaaaaaacggattaaataaaaaaaaacggatacGGTTCAATTTTTTCAGCTTCTTATCCCAACGCTGCTGGCCCTTCTAGCTCTAACAGTCGCTGGATTGGATGACAATTTAGCGCAAGAAAGCAAAACGAGAGGATTGCAAGTCGAGCACCGAATGGATGATTCAAAAATGGAAGAGACTCGGCAGCAAGAGACTCGTGACGGCCACGGACACCACGGACACCACGGACACCACGGACAACATGGACAGCAATATCATGGACAGCAGCAACATCCTGATCATGGATTTCGTCCATCTAAGTGGCAAGACAAATTCAAGCGCCCAAAATCGCAGTACGCTCCGTCTAAGCCACAATACGCCCCACCCAAGTCTCATCCGAAACCACCCAAGGCTCAATATGGACCACCAAAGGTTCATCATCAAAAGCCAAAAGCCCAGTACGGTCCACCAAAGGCTCATGGCAAACCAAAGGCTCACGGTCCACCTAAGGCAACCTATGAAGCTCCAGCTTACAACGCTCCGGCCTACGATCCTCCAGCGTACAGCGCTCCAGCATACCAACCTCCTAAGGCCCAACACAAACCACCCAAGTCTGAATATGGCGCACCCAAGGCCCACCACAAAAAACCCAAGGCAACATACGGACCACCTAAGGGAACCTATGAGACCCCAGCATATAGTCCTCCTGCCTACAGCCCTCCAGCATATGAGACCCCAGCATACAGCCCTCCAGCATACAGCCCTCCAGCATACAGCCCTCCAGCCTACAGTCCTCCTGCCTATGAGGCCCCAGCATACAGTCCTCCAGCATACAGTCCTCCAGCATACAGTCCTCCAGCATACAGTCCTCCTGCCTATGAAACCCCAGCATACAGCCCTCCAGCCTACAGTCCTCCAGCCTATGAGACCCCAGCATACAGTTCTCCTGCCTACAGTCCTCCAGCCTATGAGACCCCAGCATACAGTCCTCCAGCCTACAGCCCTCCTTCCAAAAATCCTCCATCATACAGTCCTCCTTCCTATAAACCCCCAACCTATAGCCCTCCATCCTACAGCCCTCCAGCTCCAGCTTACAGTCCTTCTACTCCGGCTTACACCACACCATCTTATCCCGCCCCTGAATACAGTCAGCCAGCACCATCAGGATTGCCTGAACCCAGTTATGCCTCCAATTACGAGCCCAACTTCCCACCAGCATCACAGGTATAAATACGGCTCAATTTAACCATTCGTCCATTAACAACATAATCTCCGATTAAAGTTAATCTGGCAACACGATAATAATTCTTTACCAAATTTGTTCTCTCAGGGTTCCAACTACGAGAGACCACCGGCAGATTACAGCCAGTCCTACAACGCACCAGCTTACGAGCCTTCCAATTATTTCCCAACCGAAACGCCACATTCGCCTCCTAGCTACACTGAAGCACAAACCTACCCTCCTCAGAGCTATGATATCCCTGCTCATACAGAAGCCCCTTTCTCTCCTCCACATATTGCAAGCTTTGACTCTCCAGCTTTTGCTCCTCCTCAGGCTTTCACCGAGCAACCAAACTTTACCGAGGCATCCGCCTTCACCGAAGTAGTACCCACATTTTCTCCACCAACCGAGTCTCCCTTTGAGTCTCCCTTTGCTACAGAGGATGAGCCCGCACCGAATCAGCCCGAGCGTAACAGGTATCCAAACGGGCCTAGTAACCAGGGATTCTTTAACAATAACGATTTTCCCAATTTCGACGATTTCTTCAAGCAAATGCTAAGAGGATGAACAAAATGCTCAAATCATTTGCAAACATGAATATTTGcttgttttcatttgaaaaatttaatttaaaaaaccattTAATCAATGTTAACTCCTGCTACCCCTTCCCTTCCCTCCTTTCAGTTATCTTATTCCTCTCATTGATGATGTACATATGTTCAATCAGTCGATGTTTCTGTTACAGTCTGATGGAGGTTAATCATATAGAAATATATGATATATAAGGTATCGCTTCTTATGTGAAACCTTACAAATTTAAGCAATACacctaaataataaaaaaaaatcgtttaaaTACCTTTTCGTCAATCCAAGTTTTCCACGCTTCTTCTTGGCTGACTTGTTGAAACTGATCAAAAAGCTTTGCGGGAAATGCTGAACATATCGGCTCGAATTCCAATTCTGGTCCAACTTTTTCTAGAGCAGCTTTCATGATTGGTATTAGACAAGCGTAGCAATCGGAGCTATCTTCCtttccttaaaaaataatgaaaatatttacttgacaatttaaaacatttgtatttttatgtaAGTTTTACCTTGAACAGCCAGTAGACTGGAATTGATATTAAAGATGAGATAAGCAACTTCGTTTATTTCCGGATTGCTTTTGAACTGAATAAGAGCATGAAGTCGGGCAGCGGCAATGGCGCATAATTCCGAGTTGGAACTTGATGCGAATCGAAGAAGCAACCCTGCATGATTAGATTTAGTTAGAAGGACTTTAAATTAGAGTTTAAATTTAAAGGCTTCGATACCTAGAGCGACGTGATACATTTCAGTCGATTTTCTTGATgcaaaatcttcttcttggaaAATATTCATGACGTCAAAAACGGCAAGGGTAAGTTCTAGAAGTTTCAGCGACATCTTCTTAACCTCATCTTCATGAGGATCTAGTACAACCAAGTCATAGACCCAACGAGCGGCGTATTGGCAATTAACCAAGACGTTGCTCCGGGAAGCCGCATTAACCGCTAGTTGTTTCAATTCGTTGCCAGCGGCTTGCAGGATCATTTCAATTAAACGCCGTTTTATCTCCAAATGGGAACGATATAATTCGTTGTTGAGACCAAGAAGATTGATGCAACTTAGAATCTGGCTTCTTTCGCGCCAATCATCTTTCGAACAACCCGGAATTCCTCGCCAAAGTAACACAAGATAAATGCTAAGAACTGTCGAGCAGAGATCCTCTTCCGGATCCAACGTAGGGTCTAGCACTAAACCAGACCACTGACCAGAAACTTCCGAGATAAGACTGTATGTTTCAACGTCCAAACTGCaagaattcaattatttaattttaaagttgTTATTCGGGTGTACTTTATGAATTACCTCTCGCTAGGACCAAAGTCATTATAATTCTTCGAGGTTACTTGTCCGGATGTTCGTGAAGATATGCTCACCGAGGATtcccttttattatttcttgggCAATCATCATCACTGAAAACCGCAATCATAATTTAGAAatctaataaaataaagtgGATTAATTAAAGACTATTGATTACCTGTGATCGATGTTTAATGCATCAACAGCCACTTCAAGAGGGGCAACTAAAAATCTATAAGGATGTTTCAATCGAGGAGAAGAATTTGTTGAAGCTCCTGTGTCTGTAGCATCGGTAGTATCAGCGGTTCCTTGAGCCGATTGACTGCGGCGTTTCAGTCGCTGAATGGTATTCTCACCTAATTCTTCCAAACTCCCCTAAAAGACAACAATTTGCATGTGCAGTTATGCACTCAGTATATCATACCGTTAACGTGGTTAGAATTTTAGATAAAACTTACTTGTACTTGAAGCGTCTTCTGACGAAATAAACTGTAAGCGCTGTTAACGGCACTATGGATATTGGTTTGCAAGTTGCCTGCAACATTGTGCAAATTGTCCGTAAGTACTTCGGCAGCATTTTGTAAATTGCCGGTTGCAATGgcaatattatttaaattaccAGTCACGGCACCTGCCACCAAATTGCTAACACTTTCGGCAACATCCTGTGTCATAGAACATAATAATATAGTCTAGCATTACCAAATAAATACGGATCTGATGGGGAAAATACTTTGATGTCCTGTTCCAGTGTAGCACCCAAACCAAGGTTCAGCCCAGTTGAATCTCTCATTGAAGGAGTAGTTGGCCACATTTTAGATGGAGACATGGGTGTGGTAGCTGTTGGAGTAGATATTACGCGATAGGTGGTTGCTTCCACATCTAGGTCGATCAAATCCGGTACCATTGGCTTTATTCCCGTGTTGGCTGAAGAAGCGATCGGTTTCCGAATCAACAAGCGAGCAATACACTCTTGCCAGCTAGtctaaagaaattaaaagacaTTAATCAGCTATCTTGGAAGAATAATTATTAGTTATTTACTTGTTTGACAAAAGTGGAAGGAGCATTTGGTCTCGAAAGCATAAATCCCAAAAGCCTTTTACTGAATTCCAATTTGATTTCCAGATTTTCTTCAGCAAGAGAAAAGGCAAGTGCCATTGCTCCAGTGTAACTATTTGGATGATCTGTTTAGAAATATAAAGATAAGGAAGGTATTTGAAGGATCATattgtttgaaaaaacctCTTGAAAGAATGATGTCGGTCAGTAAATGCGTCATTTCTAAGCTGGACGGCTGTCCTTGCATAAGCATGAGTAGCCCTTGGAATCCTACGTCGTGTAAATAAAGTCGCACTTTACTCTTTTCATAGGCTCGATCCGTTTTAAGAATGTTAATCAGCAACTACATATAGACGGATAATTATAAAAAAGCTCACACAAAAATCTTTAGACCTAAATATAATTACCTTTAATACTTTCTCCCGCAGTTcgatagaaaatattttttccagtaACAGAGCGTAAAGTATTTCAGCACAACGTGGCTCCAgcattaacaaataaaattgatcTTTTGGGCTCTTATTTTCAATGTAAGTTAAAAGAACATCCAATATCTCCGTGATCTTTTCAGCAAATAGAAACACGCGATTAGTCACGATACATTTTATATCGCCAAAAGTATAACTTACCATTTCATTGTCACGAACAGACCAGAGAAATCCCGTGATGGCAGAAATGTCGCCGGCGGTAATCTCCTTATTTatgtacatttttaaaatgcctAGTAGAGCTAGGCGCATTGTTTTTCTGTCATCGATGCTCAAATCGGATTGGTCGTCATTTTGATAATGCTGTTTGATTACATCCAGCAAGTACTGGGGGCCGTATTTTTTCCGGAATGAATGTCGGTCTTCGTGAATCAAATTCGACAAGTACTGCACATGGCCGATACGAACGTGGAACTGTGATCTACCCCATATCCTCATATCGAATAGGATATGCTGGTAGAGACTTTGTAGGAATGCGGGGTCTTGAGCATCTCTTGCGAATTCGACTAGGAGTTGGACAGCCATTAGAACTTGCACATCGATCAATGAAGGCTGAACCTGAATTTCAATCACACAATACTGGATTGAATGAATTAATTATAGGAAAAGCATCCATTTTTCACCTTTTGCATAAGGCTTCCAATAATCGCTATGTTAGATCCTCTGACCAATTGATCAGTATTGGTTGAGTGATGATGCAGAACATTCCTTAGTAATGACAGGAACCCAGAAACTGGATTCTGTTCAAGTTTCCAATCtaaaaaacgtaaaatgacattttaaaatatgatcTATTTTGCAAGCGCATGGAAATCAGGAAACAATTTTCTAACCTGCATACGACGAGGAAGGCAGAACTTCCCATCCATCAACTTCGGGTTTGTCAGAATCGGGACTCAGCAAAGGACCAGTAAGAGGTGGATTTACGAGGTCACTTTGTACGACGGTAtctaaaatgggaaaaagagcTTGAACGCCGCCGATACAGCTCAAAACctcctaaaaagaaaatgattttagtCTGGAAATTTAAtgtatattttaatttctcaAGTTGGAATACCTTAACATCCCATGCGGTACAGACGGGTGCTTTAGTGCTTCCGGCAAATTGGTGAGTGGATGAGAGATCCATACAATACGAATTGTAATGAGCTCTGGCGGAGAGACAAATCGCTACTTTTGAATAGAATTCTAAAACATCGAGGTTAGCGTCTTCACTGTTCCATATTGACATACTATTCGCTCCTGataaaaccagaaaaaatCAATGTCACTATGTGTTCAAAGTATTTAAGAGAGAAAACCaatagaaaaatcattcaCCGGCTTCGTGAAAAGTTCGAACGTTCTGTGGGTTTAAAGAGTCTTGCAATAGGGCAAAAAGTCCAATTTGACCGTGCAAACAAGTAGGCTTTCCCCAGATCGAATCTTGGCTTCCTTGGGGAATTATGCGGACTTCAGGATCTACTTTTTCCGAACAAAGAATCGTCTTTGAAGGGTGATCTTACAACAATACAATTAAAGTATATACCATTATGCTGTTCGCTGGCAGGCGTTTTTAGTGAAGAGAGCGCTATGGGCAGAGAGAAATAATTGGGAATGTGAGACGACAATCCTGGCGAGCGGGCGTCACTAATGATTTAAGATTACAACACATTAAACAATTTGTTACGCAGATTATTTCATTGTGAATCGGATCATACCTCTTTTTCCTTGGAAGACTAAAAGCACTGCTGCTTTCCTGTTTATTTGAATTGCCTTGGTCTGAGATGGCGGGAGCACCGatggtaaaagaagaaaatgtctgaaaaacaagaatttttttccctctatAATTTAATGATTCTTAAAATCCATTATGCCTCAAGACCGACTGGACTGCCACAGATTATTACCTCACCAACTGGAGGGATTCGGACGTTCACCGTCAACCGCAAAGCGCCATCCACATAAACCGAAAGGTGACTTTGACCGAAAAGGCGTCTGAAAATAGAAACGATGCGGTTTTCTCTTTAACGATTAAAATAtcgccattaaaaaaatttcccacctGGATGGAATAAATGAAATGCAGACGCTGTGCCACTGATGATCGTTTAAAATCACACTGTGAACCATGGCTGTGGTATATTCCTTTTTCCAAGTGACGCTTACTACCAAAGTACCGTCAGACAGGAAAAAAGCTTCGAAACTGTGGCCCTTGTTCGAAGACAAGCTGCAACGAATAAAATAATACCGTTAAAATACATCCCGAACAAATGTATAATTTAATCTTATGAATAAACTGTACTTGAAAAATTGTCGCCTGTAATTACTGCCAGGGGAACTCGGATTTTCGAAAGCATCCAAGCGCAGCCACGAGCATACAGAAAGTGCATACCCAGGATTTTGCCATTGCGCAATATCAGAAATTGAGATTCCTTCTACAAACAAATGatataatttcaaaaaagaattcacttaaaagttttttttctcaaaattacCCGTTTCATATTGGATGTCAAAGTAGTAATGGCATTCCTGACACGCAGCGTCTTTTTTGGCCATAGACGACAAGCAGTGGAGCACGTACGAAGAATACGGAAACTGGAAatcacattatttttttttttttataacgtTAAATGATCCATGGCCAAAACCTATTTCGTAAAGTACCTCTTCGTCGTTGGTGTCCCTCATGAGTCGTAATATTAGCTTCAGTTCAGCTGCCGTGATTGAATGGGAGCCGAGACTTTGGATCAACCGCAACATTTGCTTGATACTTCGGATGTTTAATTTAGCGTGAAACTCCAGAACAGAAATCACATGACGAAGCAGACCACGCTGACAGCACATCGCTTTGCTATAATTACGAAAATCACAAGTTGTTATGTTGTTATTGCTGTCGCTATGCGGGAAAATGGTAACCtttgaagagaagaagagcaaATCTGATTGATTGCCGAGGCAGTTTCAAATTGCAGCTCATGGTCGTTGATTTCAGGAAGCCAATCTACTAAGTGTGCAATAGGCTCCACGTTGCGAACCATCGACTCGCGTTCTTCTCCGCCATCGTGATCACGACCATTTGCCATGGCAATCAGGCTATCCATCATCAGTCGCGTAGGCTCTCCTAGAGATTTTATCGCCTCGAACAATTTTTGATAACCACCACTACTCAACAACAGCTCCTATAATAAAAAGTAGTAATAAATGAcgtcaaaataatgaaaggTACAGTTATCCACTTTAATAATGAGTTCCAACGTTTGTAATGACTCACCTGGGCTTGTTTGTTATCTTGTAAAACAGCCGTTAGGGCTCTGATAATAGAAACCACCAATACTCGTTTGTCCTCGGGACTCAACTATAATTTGTTAAAGCAAGTTCAAATCAATTAGAGAAAATTATGGGTAAGAAGCAACAAATCTTACTTTGGCATCAAAAAGAAGCATGATTAAAAAGTCGACCACTCTCGTTCGCACTAAAAGAATTTGAAGCGATTCTCGGCGCCGGTGTCGCACAAATTGAACTAGAATAACAAAGCGTTGTAGGATTAGAATTACAAATTTATGGCACGCAGGAAACAATCGAGCCAACCTATTGATTGCACGGCGAGACAAAGAATCGGTGTTCGGTTCGTTGATATTTGAATCAATAACTCGGCTTCTTGATTGGCTAATAATCCTACAGTGTTTTGATATATTTCCATCACCTCACCAAGCTCAATTTGACACTGTAAGAACAAACAGACgttgttattaatttaaacCACAATGTCAAATAGTCTCAATTCTTATACCTGATCAGGTCGC
It includes:
- the LOC124342002 gene encoding repetitive proline-rich cell wall protein 2-like isoform X1, whose translation is MTRSGIQKLLIPTLLALLALTVAGLDDNLAQESKTRGLQVEHRMDDSKMEETRQQETRDGHGHHGHHGHHGQHGQQYHGQQQHPDHGFRPSKWQDKFKRPKSQYAPSKPQYAPPKSHPKPPKAQYGPPKVHHQKPKAQYGPPKAHGKPKAHGPPKATYEAPAYNAPAYDPPAYSAPAYQPPKAQHKPPKSEYGAPKAHHKKPKATYGPPKGTYETPAYSPPAYSPPAYETPAYSPPAYSPPAYSPPAYSPPAYEAPAYSPPAYSPPAYSPPAYSPPAYETPAYSPPAYSPPAYETPAYSSPAYSPPAYETPAYSPPAYSPPSKNPPSYSPPSYKPPTYSPPSYSPPAPAYSPSTPAYTTPSYPAPEYSQPAPSGLPEPSYASNYEPNFPPASQGSNYERPPADYSQSYNAPAYEPSNYFPTETPHSPPSYTEAQTYPPQSYDIPAHTEAPFSPPHIASFDSPAFAPPQAFTEQPNFTEASAFTEVVPTFSPPTESPFESPFATEDEPAPNQPERNRYPNGPSNQGFFNNNDFPNFDDFFKQMLRG
- the LOC124342002 gene encoding repetitive proline-rich cell wall protein 2-like isoform X2; amino-acid sequence: MTRSGIQKLLIPTLLALLALTVAGLDDNLAQESKTRGLQVEHRMDDSKMEETRQQETRDGHGHHGHHGHHGQHGQQYHGQQQHPDHGFRPSKWQDKFKRPKSQYAPSKPQYAPPKSHPKPPKAQYGPPKVHHQKPKAQYGPPKAHGKPKAHGPPKATYEAPAYNAPAYDPPAYSAPAYQPPKAQHKPPKSEYGAPKAHHKKPKATYGPPKGTYETPAYSPPAYSPPAYETPAYSPPAYSPPAYSPPAYSPPAYEAPAYSPPAYSPPAYSPPAYSPPAYETPAYSPPAYSPPAYETPAYSPPAYSPPSKNPPSYSPPSYKPPTYSPPSYSPPAPAYSPSTPAYTTPSYPAPEYSQPAPSGLPEPSYASNYEPNFPPASQGSNYERPPADYSQSYNAPAYEPSNYFPTETPHSPPSYTEAQTYPPQSYDIPAHTEAPFSPPHIASFDSPAFAPPQAFTEQPNFTEASAFTEVVPTFSPPTESPFESPFATEDEPAPNQPERNRYPNGPSNQGFFNNNDFPNFDDFFKQMLRG
- the LOC124342002 gene encoding repetitive proline-rich cell wall protein 2-like isoform X3; this encodes MTRSGIQKLLIPTLLALLALTVAGLDDNLAQESKTRGLQVEHRMDDSKMEETRQQETRDGHGHHGHHGHHGQHGQQYHGQQQHPDHGFRPSKWQDKFKRPKSQYAPSKPQYAPPKSHPKPPKAQYGPPKAQHKPPKSEYGAPKAHHKKPKATYGPPKGTYETPAYSPPAYSPPAYETPAYSPPAYSPPAYSPPAYSPPAYEAPAYSPPAYSPPAYSPPAYSPPAYETPAYSPPAYSPPAYETPAYSSPAYSPPAYETPAYSPPAYSPPSKNPPSYSPPSYKPPTYSPPSYSPPAPAYSPSTPAYTTPSYPAPEYSQPAPSGLPEPSYASNYEPNFPPASQGSNYERPPADYSQSYNAPAYEPSNYFPTETPHSPPSYTEAQTYPPQSYDIPAHTEAPFSPPHIASFDSPAFAPPQAFTEQPNFTEASAFTEVVPTFSPPTESPFESPFATEDEPAPNQPERNRYPNGPSNQGFFNNNDFPNFDDFFKQMLRG